The segment AAGTGCTCATGTACCGCTGGCAATGCAAGATCTCATGATAGAATATACAAAATCGTATTACGAGCATTTCATTCCGGcttaaaatcattatttacgttgaataaaaattaatatttatacctTCTTGCTAGCTTTTACgaagaaattttgtgtttttaattaatttttctgtcaGAAAGTTCGAtccaagtttatttttaatttttttgtcgcataattttatgttttcgaAAGATGAGGGACAGAAAAAAcgtaagttttgaaatattttttaacataaaaatgactaaatttaagaaatttatgagtttttattaatatttagttGAGATATTTCGTCAagttaatgtaaattttatatcctcttgtaaaattttagattaaaatttttaagaaaaaaaatattttcaaaataaaattttgtaaaatgtcttcaaaaatatatgaaaatagaAAGTGAATtctcgaaaatttataaaaaaaaatttgaaaaattttaaattttcaaaaaaaaaaaattaaaataaatttttaagaaatttattatgaaaaatttaaaaattacttttaaaagtgtttgaatattttttaagattttataattttttttttaattttttgaataattaaaaatattaaggaaaaactttaaaaaaataatttttaaaaaaaaattcataaaaaattttcgaaaattttgaaaaaaaaattcagaacaagaattatgaactttaaaaaaaattaaattcaaaaaaaaaaaatattccttttaaatattttaaaattttaatttttttttttaaattaatttttttcagcgaatcgaaaaacaaaatttttttataaaaaaaattaaatgaaaattcgatttttagttaaaattactttatttttatatccgTTATCATACATTATTCTTAATTCTATGTCTCCTATCACTAACATTatacctaattaattattatttgtgacaACTTTCTGTCTAATATCTGTCTCAATctattttttgtgatgttGCACATCAATTTCTCGTCTACAAGAATAATTCATTGGTGAACTCTTGAGTCTGTGCTTGATAACATGTGTTCTTAACTATCCGTTTACACTTATTAATATGTTTAACTTGAGAATCTATGTTAATATATGGCCCTTTAGTATGAATGTCAtcaagattttcgaaaaataagtCTTTATCCAGAACATTTAACAAgagtttttcaatattttgaagatcactttgcaagaaaaatcacaccaaaaatgtttttagctCAATTTAGGTGATCATTCGGGGCGAATGAAGGCCGAAAACGTTGTCGATGGGAGGACAATGCGTTGCTCCGGGCGGTCCCCAATCGTGCAAGCCACGCGAATTGGCTAAACGATGCGTAAGTCGATGCGCGATACTAAATCCGCCGCTTCCCTCGAGTTGGGTCAGCACAATAATGACTTGTCGCTGTAACGGCGGCACGGAATCGACGGTTTTTAACTCGCCGCGTGTCGAAACGACGTTGTAACTTTCCTGACAATCACATTTGACGTGAATCCATTTGTTTTCGTGGCGATTTTCGACCATTACAACTAATCCAGCCCAACCCTGAAGgaagaaaatgttcaaaaaatgtcattttttaagattttttgtcgaaaaatttacctttgttAAGTAATACGCCGTCATTCCTTCACGCCCCTCATGACGCTGCCCTTTGGTGAGTGTAAGACTGATGATGGCATCTGCTAATAAGTAAGATGGCGGTGTGATTTGCTCGACAAGTAACTTCTTTGAACTGTGAATGGCTAATACGCATTGCGGATACAACGAGGGATCTTCGATTCCGGTATGCCAATGATTGAATGCAAGACAAACAAGTAAATATAAATCACGTTCAAGCATTTTATGACATCCAACAAAGCCacgaacctaaaaaaaattgtgaattttcatagaaaaaattgaaaaaaattcgcttACTTGACGTTTACTGTGTTCGACTAATCTACCAACTTCAGGATTTGCAGGATTTCGAGTTCTAAAAACGACAACACACAAGTCCAGTTGCGATCTTTGGGATTTTTCCGAATTTCTTTGACCCTCTTGGAATAaggtaaattctaaaaaatatttttttttattttttgcttcttaaaaaaaataaatttttatatttacctGCTTCTGTTGGTTCTAAAACAGTTAAAAGTACGCAAGAAAGTGTACAAAGTGGTTGCAACGTTCCCAAAAGTCGAACTTCATTCCATCCCGAACGAACTTTGCAAATGTCGATGCAGTCAAAGTACTTGAGGACATCTTCAAAGGATATCCAGAAGACTCCTTCCGAAGCGCCATGAGGCATAAGTGCATCTCGCAAGTCATCAGTCCATAAATCGCTGTCGTCAGACCAATCGCCGCGCCACGAATAATGTCCCCAAGGATTTCGCAGCTTTAAAAGTCGTTGTCCTTGGATATCACGAACATCTAATACTGAATACGCATGTCGCGGTCTCAATCCCTTACTTTGGTACTCCTCCTCGTCAACTTTCATGTTTCCGCCGCCGCAACTTGCACCCATGAGGAATTTCACCAAACGACTACTGAGCAATTGGGCCCAAATGAGATCTTTGTCGAGCTCATCTTCGCTCGGCATCGGGATAGAACTCGGTTGAAGCGGAATACTTTCGCACGGAGCTCCCGTAAGTGTTGCCAATCCTTCAATTGCGCGTCCCGAAACAAGCGCTTCGTAACATCCGTGGATTTTAGCGACGGCTTTTTCGATTAGGGGCACCCAAAGTTGTTTCCGCTTCGCTTGGGAGTACACAAGATGTCCCCGTTTGTCGCATGGAAGCAAATCATCGACCAGAACTGTCGTCCATTTGCCATCTTTGCACAAACGCACTTGATAAGCACCTTGCGGACACATATCTTTCGTCACGAGAACTTCCTTTACGAGATCCTCGCGTTCTGCCAACACCGCTAAAGCACTCAAAAGCCAACAATTCCCGAGAACTCCTTGACAAATATCCGATGGAAGTGGCGTTCGAAAGACTGCCCATGGCGGGAACGATCCGCCATCACAATTTATCTCGTGCGGACGTCGCCATTGCACAACCGGATTCACATCGACATTGGCATTCGGATTGTAATACAGACTTTTGGCAGCAGGCGGAAACGAGTCATCCACAAAAAGTTCATTATTTTCCTTGCAATACTGAATGATGTTCTCCCATTTACTCAGCGCATCGGATTCCTCCATTTGACGGagattttccatcaatttGCTTTCGTGGCGACTCATGTCGACGACGTTGTCGAGAGCACCCATGGGACCGCCCGAAAAACTCGTTTCCGTTGTGACGTTCAGCTTGCGGTGACTCGAACAAATTTCGCAGACAACGGATGCCGAGGAATTTTCGAATGTGCAAGCGGGACATTGCCATGTTTTGGAGGCGGTTTGCTTCGTTGGTCCGCTGGCGATGATGTTTCGTGAAGATGATGAAAGCATTGCTCCGGTACTGTGACGCTGcaaagaggagaaaaaaataaattggattaaaaaaattgaataatttttcaatattttttgaaaaagaaaaaaattcaagtagaaattactcaaaaaaaaatttttttttgaaaattttcataaatctttatgttgagaaaatttatttaaataaaaaattaattaaaaaaaatttgaaattcaaaaattttctattgaaaaaaaaatctttgacttttgaaaaaaaaaatttttttttcatacattttatttaatgttaaaaacaattttttttaatcagaaaaaaaattacttgtagtcataaatttttaaaaattcataagtaaagcttgaaaattaaatgactcaaaaaacgtaaaaaatacgtaaaaaaatacgtaaaaaatacgtaaaaaatattgacaaagaATTTAAGGAAGCTTTATactaatttgacaaaaaatttgaaatttcaaaaatttcgttaaaaatatttttaagtttttttttataaaaatttgtaaaaatattcagtGAAAGAGCTAAAATGaccaaatcgaaaaaaatatttttttatttttttttctgctttttcaaaaattttacaagttaaatatattcaataaaaaaaaataaaaaaaaataaattaaaataaaaataaaataaaaaataaaataaaaataaaaataaaataaaataaaaataaaaataaaaataaaaataaaaataaaaataaaaataaaaaaaaaaattaaaataaaaataaacataaaaataaaattaaaaataaaataaaattaaaaataaacgtaaaaataaaaaaaaaataaaaataaaaataaaaataaaaataaaaataaaaataaaaataaaaataaaaataaaaataaaaataaaaataaaaataaaaataaaaataaaaataaaaataaaaataaaataaaaataaaaataaaatagaataaaataaaattaaattaaattaaataaaattaaaatttgcttataaaaattaaaattaaaataaaaaaaataaaaaaaaataaaataataaaaaaattgtaataaactaACCTTCGGTATTGCTCCTGATGCCGATATCCGATCATTCCGTGACGGACTTCGTGAAACGCCCCGATTTGCGGGCGGCATCAGATTATTACTTCCGCTCCCAACCACATTATGTTTTCCTGAATTTGCCGAAATACAAGCCTGagatgatgaatttttcatgtttgacGTCACAGCTGATGTCGTTGTCGTTGATGCTATTGACGATGCACTTGTCGTTGATGCTGCTGCGACATTATTTGGCTGGGCGGATGATGATTGTCGTGTTGCCTTGCAAGCACTACACGCACTACTCCCGAGGGAATTTTTCAACGTGCACTTTGAGCAGGACCAAAATTCGCCTTTGCGCAACGTCAAATCCTCGACAGACGTGATACTGCGGAGTTTCGAGCCGCCACAAACGATACAAACGGTAGATGTGCCTTTATTTAGCAACGTACACTTTTTGCATGTCCATTCGATTTCGGAATCGGAGGGAATTGTGTCGcctgaaaaacgaaaatttgttaaaaattcgattttttgagtgaaaaatgaATGCAAACCTGGCAGAAATTGAAAATCGTCTTCCAAATCTTGCTCGAAAGTTGCCATGGGGACTTTTGTTGGTACCTCATCGAAGCCATGTGACAATAATTTCAACATACGAGACTTGTCGTTGTCACTACTTTCAAtatctatcaaaaaaatcgattaaaaaaatttttttttcatgaaaaatttatttttaggcacTTACTTGAGTCTTTGGAGCTCATATGTGATCGACTTGACTCACAAATATCACATTGTTTCACCCATTGCGGATTATAGGCGTATGAGCATTTAATGCAGGTCCACATTCGGGTCATTCCTGATGAAGTTGATGATAATTTCGAAGCTGCCGaactacaaaaaatacaaatttaagtaaatttttgaagaaattcatataaaaatttcaccttttttGTGTATCCATGGATTTTTTGGGTCCTTTCCA is part of the Culicoides brevitarsis isolate CSIRO-B50_1 chromosome 3, AGI_CSIRO_Cbre_v1, whole genome shotgun sequence genome and harbors:
- the LOC134833164 gene encoding calpain-D, which gives rise to MDTQKSSAASKLSSTSSGMTRMWTCIKCSYAYNPQWVKQCDICESSRSHMSSKDSNIESSDNDKSRMLKLLSHGFDEVPTKVPMATFEQDLEDDFQFLPGDTIPSDSEIEWTCKKCTLLNKGTSTVCIVCGGSKLRSITSVEDLTLRKGEFWSCSKCTLKNSLGSSACSACKATRQSSSAQPNNVAAASTTSASSIASTTTTSAVTSNMKNSSSQACISANSGKHNVVGSGSNNLMPPANRGVSRSPSRNDRISASGAIPKRHSTGAMLSSSSRNIIASGPTKQTASKTWQCPACTFENSSASVVCEICSSHRKLNVTTETSFSGGPMGALDNVVDMSRHESKLMENLRQMEESDALSKWENIIQYCKENNELFVDDSFPPAAKSLYYNPNANVDVNPVVQWRRPHEINCDGGSFPPWAVFRTPLPSDICQGVLGNCWLLSALAVLAEREDLVKEVLVTKDMCPQGAYQVRLCKDGKWTTVLVDDLLPCDKRGHLVYSQAKRKQLWVPLIEKAVAKIHGCYEALVSGRAIEGLATLTGAPCESIPLQPSSIPMPSEDELDKDLIWAQLLSSRLVKFLMGASCGGGNMKVDEEEYQSKGLRPRHAYSVLDVRDIQGQRLLKLRNPWGHYSWRGDWSDDSDLWTDDLRDALMPHGASEGVFWISFEDVLKYFDCIDICKVRSGWNEVRLLGTLQPLCTLSCVLLTVLEPTEAEFTLFQEGQRNSEKSQRSQLDLCVVVFRTRNPANPEVGRLVEHSKRQVRGFVGCHKMLERDLYLLVCLAFNHWHTGIEDPSLYPQCVLAIHSSKKLLVEQITPPSYLLADAIISLTLTKGQRHEGREGMTAYYLTKGWAGLVVMVENRHENKWIHVKCDCQESYNVVSTRGELKTVDSVPPLQRQVIIVLTQLEGSGGFSIAHRLTHRLANSRGLHDWGPPGATHCPPIDNVFGLHSPRMIT